One Myxococcales bacterium genomic window, TCTCGTGTGGCCGTTGCCGCACGAGGCGAGCCCGCGGACGGCCGTCGCCATCCTCCGCGTCGCCGCGACCAAAGACGTGCGGCGTCTCGTCGACGAAGAGCACTTCGCCGACACGCGACGCATCGACACACCACGCGACGGCAAGCGCCTTGGCCATGGGCGTCGCGGCGCGTCGCGCGCCGTCGCCGGTCTCGTCGAGGGTGTCGTTCACCATCAGAAGCGCACCGCAGCGGGCCACGATGGCCTTGCCGAACGGATCACCGGCGGCGCGAGGAGGTGGAGCACGACGCCCGTCGCCACTGCGATGAGCCCCACGCCCACGGCCACGTTGGCGCCCCACGCGAGCGTGTTTGCCGTTCCCATGGCCTCGGCGCCAGCGTCGCTGCAGGTCGTCGCCGTCGGGCATCCCTGGTCGCTCTCATCCTTCTTCATGAGGGCGAGGCCCCCAAGGACGCCGCCCGCGACAACCAACGTGGCGCCTCCGGCAATGACGACCGCCGCGGCGCGGCGTCGTCCACCGCCGCTGTCGATGAGGCCCACGGGCGCCGCCGCGGGCGCGAGTGCTCTTGGTGCCGGCGGCGGCGGCAGCGGCGGCGCGACCGCCAACGCGGGGACATCCAAGACGACACGCTGTCCGTTGCCCGTGACGTCGAAGGTGCGCTCGAAGGGCGCGCGACCTTCCGCCGCGACCACGACCGTGTGGGAGCCTGGATCGATAGGCAGCGGCGAGCCCCACGCGGAGGCGCCGAGGCGTGTGCCATCGAGCGTCACCACGACCCCCTTCGTATCCGCCCCCTTCGTAGCGGAGGGGACGCGAAGCTCGAGTCGGCTCACGAGGCCCTGCAGCGAGGCGAGGCGCTCACGCGCAATCGCCTCGCGCTCCTTGCGTCCGTCGCGTATCGCGGCGCTCAGAGCTTCACTGTATGTTGCATACGATGAGGCGAGCTGGCCGAGGCGCTCGAGGCACGACGCGAGGTTGAGCGATGTCCCGCCACCGGGATCGAGACGCTGGCTCTCGGCCAGCTTCGGGCAAGCCTCCGCGAAGTGCCCCTCCCCCATGAGCGCGACCCCTTCTTCGAAGAGGACCTGCGCCAACGCCGATGCTCGTGGCTCGGAGCGAGCGGCCGGCGCGAGCGCGAGCACCGCGAGGGCGATGCTCGCCCCGAGGCCCCAACGACGGCTACTTGCGATCATGCGTGAGGATGATGCCAGACGAGCTCCCCTTCGGCATAGGCCCTCCGTCGAGCGGCACGGGCGGCGACGCGAGCGACGGGCGGTTCCGAACGGGGGCGGCGGAGCTGATCGCAACAGACGGGCGTGGCGTCGCAGCCGACGGGGCCATTGGGACCTCGGGCTGCGTGGGCGCGACGCTGATCGTCGGGACCACGGACCGCGGCTCCTCCGCGCTCGCCACGCTGCGAACGTGATGCTCCAGAGCGACCCCCGGGGCCGAGCCTCGGCTCACCCCCCAAGCAAGGGCGAGCAACGGCGCCGACGCGACCGCGACCCAAGGCCACCGACGCGAACGGGCGGTGGACGATGCGCCGACAGCGCCAAGGACCTCCGCCACGGCGCCGAGCTCGGGCCGCTCGCTCCGGTCGCGCGCCAGCATGCGCATGACAAGGCGAGCCAGCGGCGCGGGGGTCGCCGGCGCCGCGCGCGACAGCGGAATGAGTTCGTCGGTCGTGATGGCCTTGAGCACCTGCCCCACGGAGCCGCGCTGCGTGGGGCGCTGTCCTGCGAGCATTTCGTAGAGCATGACCCCGAGGGCCCAGACGTCGGCGCGGCCATCGAGATCGGTCTCGGCGAAGAGCTGCTCTGGCGCCATGTACAGCGAGGTCCCGGTCACGTCTCCGGTGGCCGTCAGCGGCGCCTCGCCCTCGAGGTGCGCCGCGTTGACGAGCTTGGCGACGCCGAAGTCGAGGACGCGCACCCGAACGCCATCCCCCTCTCCTTCCTGCGACAGGAACACGTTTTCGGGCTTCAGATCCCGGTGCACGACGCCCGCCGCGTGGAGCGACTGAACGGCGCTGACAACCGGCAGCATCAAGCGCGCCGCTTCTTCCGGCCGAAGGACCTTCTCGCGTTCGAGCTTGGCGGCGAGCGTCTCGCCATGAAGGAGGTCCATGACGAGAAACGGCAAGCCGCTGTCGAGCTCTGCGACGTCGTGGATCTCGGCGACGTTTGGGTGACGAATGGCGCACGCGGCGCGCGCTTCGAGGGCCATGCGAGCGTGGCTCCGCGCGTCGCCGGCGCGCGAGGGCTTGAGGAACTTGAGGGCCACGCTCTTGCCCGTGACGAGCTGGGTCGCCGCCCAAACCTCCCCCATCCCGCCGCCGCCGATGCGCCTTTCGAGGCGAAATCGGCCCGCCGCCACGAGGCCCGGCGCGAGCTCTTCGGGCACGACTTCCAACATGGTGAGGAGGCGGGCATAGTACCAGCGAAGGCTCGCGAGCGAGGATGCTAAAGCCCCATCACAAGCGGCCTCGGGTCTGGCCTTCGACGGTCGTCGCTGTGGCGGGGTCCTTGCTCGTCGCCTGCCAGGTGATCATCGGGGTGGAGATGCGGAGCGCATCCCCCGACGCAGGTCCACGGCCGGCGGCGCGCCCCGCGACGACCGACGAAGACGGCGGCGCAGCGAGCGACGCGGCCGTCGACGCGGCGCTCCGCGACGGCGGCTGCGATCTCGCGAAGCCCTTCGACACGCCGTCGCCGCTGACTTCCCTCAACACGGTGAACGGCGAATTTAGCGCGACGCTGTCGAGCGATGAGCGCGAGATCTTCTACACGACGACCCAACCGGGGAGCGCCCTCGTGCATCGCGCAACGCGCGAGACGCGCGACGTCGACTTCTCGGCCGGAACCGTCGTCGAGGAGCTGCGCGACATTCCGTCGCCGCATTGGAG contains:
- a CDS encoding protein kinase yields the protein MLEVVPEELAPGLVAAGRFRLERRIGGGGMGEVWAATQLVTGKSVALKFLKPSRAGDARSHARMALEARAACAIRHPNVAEIHDVAELDSGLPFLVMDLLHGETLAAKLEREKVLRPEEAARLMLPVVSAVQSLHAAGVVHRDLKPENVFLSQEGEGDGVRVRVLDFGVAKLVNAAHLEGEAPLTATGDVTGTSLYMAPEQLFAETDLDGRADVWALGVMLYEMLAGQRPTQRGSVGQVLKAITTDELIPLSRAAPATPAPLARLVMRMLARDRSERPELGAVAEVLGAVGASSTARSRRWPWVAVASAPLLALAWGVSRGSAPGVALEHHVRSVASAEEPRSVVPTISVAPTQPEVPMAPSAATPRPSVAISSAAPVRNRPSLASPPVPLDGGPMPKGSSSGIILTHDRK